Proteins co-encoded in one Granulicella cerasi genomic window:
- a CDS encoding TIGR00266 family protein produces the protein MQSRIVGTTMPVLEVLLQPGETVISEAGELSWMSQTIAMTTHTQLAGGGGFFGAIKRLAGGGTLFMTEYTAQGYPGEVAFATKVPGHILPVEVVPGQDLFIHRHGFLCATSQITLGVGFQQSLGAGIFGGDGFLLQKVSGHGTAWLELGGEVVVKDLQPGETLRVHPGHVGAFQSSVSFNITRIQGIRNMFFGGDGIFLAALTGPGRVWLQTLPLANLAHSLEPYLSHDDNSRGLRGVGTAAVIGGIASSIFDNKS, from the coding sequence CGTCATCTCCGAAGCCGGTGAGCTGAGCTGGATGTCGCAAACCATCGCCATGACCACGCACACGCAGCTTGCGGGCGGCGGCGGATTCTTCGGCGCCATCAAGCGCCTCGCTGGCGGCGGTACGCTCTTCATGACCGAGTACACCGCGCAGGGCTACCCCGGCGAAGTCGCCTTCGCCACGAAGGTTCCCGGCCACATTCTGCCGGTCGAGGTCGTGCCCGGGCAGGACCTCTTCATTCATCGCCACGGCTTCCTCTGCGCCACCTCGCAAATCACGCTCGGCGTCGGCTTCCAGCAGTCGCTCGGCGCTGGCATCTTCGGCGGCGACGGCTTCCTGCTGCAGAAGGTTTCGGGCCACGGCACGGCCTGGCTCGAGCTCGGCGGCGAGGTCGTCGTGAAGGACCTGCAGCCTGGCGAAACGCTACGCGTGCACCCCGGTCATGTCGGCGCGTTTCAGTCCTCGGTCAGCTTCAACATCACGCGCATCCAGGGCATTCGCAATATGTTCTTCGGTGGCGACGGCATCTTCCTTGCCGCACTCACCGGCCCCGGCCGCGTGTGGCTGCAGACGCTTCCGCTCGCCAACCTCGCGCACTCGCTGGAGCCGTATCTTTCACATGATGACAACAGCCGCGGCCTGCGCGGCGTTGGCACCGCTGCGGTGATCGGCGGCATCGCCAGCTCCATCTTCGACAACAAGAGCTAG
- a CDS encoding phosphoribosylanthranilate isomerase, which translates to MSKTWVKLCANTNLEDAQLAAELGADAVGFVFAPSKRQVMAEQVAAITPHLPAGVETIGVFIEHDAAPIIAVVKATNLTGVQLHGDTNIKLIAALNEAFEGRVKLLQVVGFESGQEAEFERKLQLAVSQPQVWGVLLDTVKSGASGGLGVAFDWPAANAIVQRVFSAVENPPKLIIAGGLKPENVAEAIRVFSPFGVDVASGVESVPGKKDAAKMRAFLAAAR; encoded by the coding sequence ATGTCGAAGACCTGGGTCAAGCTCTGCGCGAACACGAATCTCGAGGATGCGCAGCTTGCTGCGGAGCTCGGCGCCGATGCTGTGGGCTTCGTCTTTGCGCCGTCGAAGCGACAGGTGATGGCAGAGCAAGTGGCCGCGATCACGCCGCATTTGCCTGCGGGCGTCGAGACCATCGGTGTCTTTATCGAGCATGACGCTGCACCGATCATCGCGGTTGTGAAGGCGACGAATCTCACCGGTGTGCAGCTCCATGGGGACACAAACATCAAGCTGATTGCGGCGCTGAACGAGGCGTTTGAAGGCCGCGTAAAACTGTTGCAGGTCGTAGGTTTTGAGAGCGGCCAGGAAGCGGAGTTCGAGCGCAAGCTGCAGCTTGCTGTATCGCAGCCGCAGGTGTGGGGCGTGCTGCTCGACACCGTGAAGTCTGGCGCTAGCGGTGGACTTGGAGTAGCGTTTGATTGGCCAGCGGCGAACGCGATCGTGCAGCGTGTGTTCTCGGCTGTCGAGAATCCGCCAAAGCTGATCATCGCGGGTGGGCTGAAGCCGGAGAATGTTGCTGAGGCGATTCGCGTCTTTTCGCCGTTTGGTGTGGATGTAGCGAGCGGTGTGGAGTCTGTGCCGGGCAAGAAGGATGCGGCGAAGATGCGCGCGTTTCTCGCTGCTGCTCGCTAA
- the trpC gene encoding indole-3-glycerol phosphate synthase TrpC: MTEAAEIEKKMYLPEIVAFHRQDVERRKAEADFAALELAASAHEPRGFARALREKAKTGPAVIAEIKKASPSKGLIRENLDPTALAIELEAAGAAVLSVLTDEPYFQGSLGNLRAARAACKLPLLRKDFMVDPFQVLEARANGADAILLIVAALNDIELRTLREEARRYGLDVLCEVHDAEEVERARALDCECVGVNTRDLKTFHVSLDRAIELSQSLPADVIRVAESGITGREDVQRMRAAGFGAFLIGESLMRAERPGEALKALLS; this comes from the coding sequence ATGACTGAAGCTGCAGAAATCGAAAAGAAGATGTATTTGCCGGAGATCGTGGCGTTTCACCGCCAGGATGTAGAGCGCCGCAAGGCGGAGGCGGACTTCGCCGCGCTGGAATTGGCGGCGTCCGCCCATGAGCCGCGTGGGTTTGCCCGCGCGCTCCGGGAGAAGGCGAAGACCGGCCCGGCCGTGATCGCGGAGATCAAGAAGGCGTCGCCGTCGAAGGGGTTGATCCGCGAAAATCTCGACCCGACGGCGCTGGCGATTGAGCTGGAGGCTGCAGGAGCTGCCGTGCTAAGTGTGCTGACCGACGAGCCATACTTTCAGGGCTCGCTGGGGAACCTGCGTGCGGCGCGTGCTGCATGCAAGTTGCCGCTACTGCGTAAGGACTTCATGGTTGATCCGTTTCAGGTGCTCGAGGCGCGTGCCAACGGCGCGGACGCGATTCTGCTGATCGTCGCGGCGCTGAATGACATTGAGCTGCGCACGCTGCGCGAAGAAGCGCGCAGGTATGGCCTCGATGTGCTGTGCGAGGTGCACGATGCGGAAGAGGTCGAGCGCGCTCGTGCGTTGGACTGCGAATGCGTCGGTGTGAACACGCGCGATTTGAAGACGTTTCACGTGTCGCTGGACCGCGCGATTGAGCTGTCGCAGTCGCTGCCTGCGGATGTGATTCGTGTGGCGGAAAGTGGCATCACGGGCCGCGAAGATGTGCAGCGTATGCGCGCGGCGGGTTTTGGCGCGTTCCTTATCGGCGAGTCATTGATGCGCGCCGAGCGGCCTGGTGAGGCATTGAAAGCGTTGCTTAGCTAA
- the rpsD gene encoding 30S ribosomal protein S4, with the protein MSERKKFKIQRALGLELPGLGKPGALEKNPLPPGQHGAQQTRRKLSEYGLQLREKQKVLFHYGLREEQLRRFVRDARRISPTNWIESLIGLLERRVDNLVFRAGFGRSMASARQLVSHGHVLVNGKRLTIGSAVLRPGDTLELTEYAKGEMTLASRESPRLPLPEFLQLGDNNDNTRATLVSLPAARHIPFAFEPQRVAEYYAQRGV; encoded by the coding sequence ATGAGCGAACGTAAGAAGTTCAAGATCCAGCGAGCGCTGGGCCTTGAGTTGCCGGGGCTGGGTAAGCCCGGTGCCCTCGAAAAGAACCCTCTGCCCCCTGGCCAGCATGGCGCGCAGCAAACCCGCCGCAAGCTGAGCGAGTACGGCCTGCAGCTTCGCGAAAAGCAGAAGGTGCTCTTCCACTACGGTCTGCGCGAGGAGCAGCTCCGCCGCTTTGTACGCGATGCCCGCCGCATCTCGCCGACGAACTGGATCGAATCGCTGATCGGCCTGCTGGAGCGCCGCGTCGACAACCTCGTCTTCCGTGCCGGCTTCGGTCGCTCCATGGCTTCGGCGCGTCAGCTCGTCAGCCACGGCCACGTGCTGGTGAACGGCAAGCGCCTCACCATCGGCTCCGCAGTACTGCGCCCGGGAGACACGCTGGAGCTGACCGAGTACGCCAAGGGCGAGATGACGCTCGCCAGCCGCGAGAGCCCACGCCTGCCGCTGCCGGAGTTCCTGCAGCTGGGCGACAACAACGACAACACCCGCGCCACGCTCGTTTCGCTTCCCGCAGCGCGGCACATTCCCTTCGCGTTTGAACCCCAGCGTGTGGCCGAGTACTACGCGCAGAGAGGTGTCTAA
- a CDS encoding MBL fold metallo-hydrolase, translating into MKRLTLFPLVASLVVSGALAQTTSRNPHEWHMRATDAPVRISEHVWEYKGNPNIAIIVGARAAMVVDTGMGPKYGAMAAGFAAKLAPGKRLYLTTTHFHPEHAAGDSGFPANTLLIRNDVQQAQVEHDGMAMVKFFMDKSAENRDLLKDVKFRTPDVTFHTEARVDLGGGVTVRLLWLGPAHTEGDELIFVDPDATLVSGDVVQNKTIPIIFTQIGKGGTPSTWIKVVDKLEALHAKHVVPDHSEPGDGSLVVAERDLLDEIRSAALVARKNNMPAEKAGADISAKLKQEHPDWFSTDVSDFVKKVYQDPDTSLM; encoded by the coding sequence ATGAAGCGATTGACCCTCTTCCCCCTCGTGGCATCTCTTGTGGTCTCCGGCGCGCTAGCCCAGACGACCTCTCGCAACCCGCATGAGTGGCATATGAGAGCCACCGACGCGCCCGTTCGCATCTCCGAGCATGTATGGGAGTACAAAGGCAATCCGAACATCGCCATCATCGTCGGCGCACGCGCGGCTATGGTGGTCGACACCGGCATGGGGCCGAAGTATGGTGCGATGGCCGCAGGTTTCGCCGCGAAGCTCGCGCCGGGCAAGCGGCTCTACCTCACGACGACGCACTTCCACCCCGAACACGCCGCGGGCGACTCCGGCTTCCCGGCAAACACTCTGCTCATCCGCAACGATGTGCAGCAGGCGCAGGTCGAGCACGACGGCATGGCCATGGTGAAGTTCTTCATGGACAAGTCCGCCGAGAACCGCGATCTGCTCAAGGATGTGAAGTTTCGCACGCCCGACGTCACCTTCCACACGGAAGCGCGCGTCGATCTCGGCGGCGGCGTGACCGTGCGCCTGCTGTGGCTTGGCCCGGCGCACACCGAGGGCGACGAACTCATCTTCGTTGATCCCGATGCGACGCTCGTTTCCGGCGACGTCGTACAGAACAAGACGATCCCCATCATCTTCACGCAGATCGGCAAAGGCGGTACGCCAAGCACCTGGATCAAGGTCGTCGACAAGCTTGAAGCGCTGCACGCAAAGCACGTCGTGCCCGACCACAGCGAGCCCGGCGATGGTTCGCTCGTCGTCGCCGAGCGCGATTTGCTGGATGAGATTCGCTCGGCTGCACTCGTCGCCAGGAAGAACAACATGCCGGCCGAGAAAGCGGGCGCCGACATCAGCGCAAAGCTCAAGCAGGAGCACCCTGACTGGTTCAGCACGGATGTCTCGGACTTCGTGAAGAAGGTGTATCAGGATCCTGATACGAGCCTTATGTAA